The Populus nigra chromosome 14, ddPopNigr1.1, whole genome shotgun sequence genome has a segment encoding these proteins:
- the LOC133673301 gene encoding cation/H(+) antiporter 15-like gives MLDHSETDIVAYVGGFLLERTPSNGVNVCYYETVNVDLSVWKISNPLLNNVPYFAVQLSITIFMIHLLFFIFNFTRQPRFFAELITACMLGPIFFRSSFFLRYVRPLKSNVVLQTMANLGLVYYMFLVGLEIDLNMVRRVGKKAFTNAVVGILFSMGMGASLYCLFTRDKSIFPSASPVGGLFWGVALTVTSFPDLAQVLSDINLISTDLGQIALSSAFVSDLASWTILIMTITWLHGRSKLSVLPTVGFIILCWFVVRPVLTKIKSSSNKSSGRDFYVYVILAGVLICGFITDACGSTSMTGAFVLGLVTSNEFETRILEQVNNFVAGILLPSYVMVVGGKIDIVFLMSKTNVVTLLVIVVLAFSVKVLSSFLVCKAYGISARDGIALGILMNTKGLLALVVINIGVDVQALDFATFPAMVIVFLVMTALVKPFPYWVSKSSKNLKQYKQRTMETSKDDSEFRIIMCVHESHHLSGMSTLLNLSNSTKLSPITVFALHLVELTGRSSAMLIVHDAYNATNISQPIFERVISDHVTSQSLRSYGRKGIGHPISIQPVTVVSPYATMHREICCVAEDKHVTLIIVPFHKEGCGIDVVQENSSIRTVNHNLLAKAPCSVGIFVDRGLQLSIRDMGSNLWKQQINVAMLFTGGPDDREALAYSWRMAGSHEVRLTVVHFRPGEKAKNIMEERKEIENYKQLDEKYVNELRFKAKCNDSVIYLEKVVNNGEEILRTTKEMFDYYDLYIVGRGQGVASPFTSGLSEWSDCKDLGVLGEALSTSEFARNASILVIQQYYVADTAE, from the exons ATGCTTGACCATAGTGAAACTGATATAGTAGCTTATGTTGGTGGCTTTCTTCTCGAAAGGACACCCTCTAATGGCGTGAATGTATGCTACTACGAGACTGTAAATGTTGATTTGTCTGTTTGGAAGATTTCAAACCCCCTGCTTAATAATGTTCCATACTTTGCTGTCCAGTTAAGCATCACTATATTCATGATTCACTtgctcttcttcatctttaacTTCACCCGTCAACCTAGATTTTTCGCAGAGTTAATT ACAGCTTGCATGCTTGGTCCAATATTCTTTAGGTCTTCATTTTTCCTTAGATACGTACGTCCGCTAAAGAGCAATGTGGTGTTGCAGACCATGGCAAATTTAGGCCTTGTTTATTACATGTTTCTTGTGGGTTTGGAGATTGATCTAAACATGGTAAGGAGAGTGGGGAAGAAAGCTTTCACCAATGCCGTGGTGGGAATTCTGTTTTCTATGGGCATGGGTGCCAGTCTGTATTGCTTATTTACACGAGATAAATCCATATTTCCTTCTGCCAGTCCTGTTGGCGGATTGTTTTGGGGTGTTGCTCTGACTGTCACAAGTTTTCCTGATCTTGCTCAAGTTCTTTCCGACATTAATCTCATCAGCACAGATCTTGGACAAATAGCCTTGTCTTCAGCTTTTGTTAGTGATTTAGCATCTTGGACTATTCTTATTATGACAATAACCTGGCTCCATGGACGCAGTAAACTTTCCGTCCTCCCAACTGTTGGCTTCATTATTCTTTGCTGGTTTGTGGTGCGTCCAGTCCTTACCAAAATCAAAAGTTCCTCGAACAAAAGCAGTGGTAGAGACTTTTATGTATATGTTATTCTTGCTGGAGTGCTCATTTGCGGATTCATCACAGATGCTTGTGGCTCCACTTCTATGACTGGGGCATTTGTTTTGGGACTTGTCACATCAAATGAGTTTGAGACAAGAATTTTGGAACAAGTCAATAATTTTGTGGCAGGAATTTTGCTTCCTTCCTACGTCATGGTTGTTGGAGGTAAAATTGACATAGTTTTTTTGATGTCCAAAACTAATGTAGTCACGCTGCTGGTGATTGTTGTCTTGGCTTTCTCGGTCAAGGTTTTGAGCTCTTTCCTTGTCTGCAAGGCCTACGGTATCTCTGCTCGTGATGGTATTGCCCTTGGGATTCTTATGAACACAAAAGGCCTTTTGGCTCTGGTTGTTATTAACATCGGTGTCGATGTACAG GCTCTGGACTTTGCAACATTTCCTGCAATGGTGATTGTGTTTTTGGTGATGACAGCTCTTGTGAAACCTTTTCCTTATTGGGTCAGTAAGTCTTCAAAGAATCTCAAGCAATACAAGCAAAGGACTATGGAAACAAGCAAAGATGATTCTGAATTTCGAATCATTATGTGTGTTCATGAATCTCATCATCTATCAGGAATGAGCACCCTCTTGAACTTGTCTAATTCTACTAAACTATCACCAATCACTGTTTTTGCTCTTCATCTAGTAGAACTCACAGGCCGTTCATCGGCAATGCTTATTGTTCATGATGCCTATAACGCCACTAACATCAGCCAACCCATTTTTGAAAGAGTTATATCAGACCACGTCACATCTCAGAGTCTTAGAAGCTATGGAAGGAAAGGAATAGGCCATCCGATTTCCATCCAACCAGTAACCGTCGTGTCTCCTTACGCGACCATGCACAGAGAGATATGCTGCGTTGCTGAGGACAAACATGTGACTTTAATTATTGTTCCATTTCACAAGGAAGGATGTGGAATTGACGTGGTGCAAGAGAATTCTTCTATCAGAACTGTCAACCACAACCTGCTTGCAAAAGCTCCATGTTCAGTCGGTATATTTGTTGACCGAGGGCTTCAATTAAGCATTCGTGATATGGGTTCCAATCTATggaaacaacaaattaatgttGCCATGCTCTTCACCGGTGGACCTGACGATCGCGAAGCCTTAGCCTACTCATGGAGAATGGCAGGCTCTCACGAAGTGCGTTTAACAGTTGTGCACTTTCGTCCCGGAGAAAAGGCAAAAAATATAatggaagagagaaaagagattgaaaattataaacagCTTGATGAAAAATACGTGAATGAACTCAGATTCAAGGCAAAGTGCAATGATTCCgtaatttatttagaaaaggTGGTAAATAACGGGGAAGAAATTTTAAGGACCACAAAGGAAATGTTTGATTATTATGATCTGTATATAGTGGGAAGGGGTCAAGGAGTGGCATCTCCTTTCACATCAGGGCTATCAGAGTGGAGTGACTGTAAAGATCTAGGAGTATTGGGAGAGGCACTATCTACATCTGAGTTTGCACGAAATGCATCCATTCTTGTAATCCAACAATATTATGTTGCAGACACAGCTGAATAA
- the LOC133672865 gene encoding uncharacterized protein LOC133672865: MASQQKEDLPSTSPHAAGFGEMVVDRYQKIREHAETYPYVWASYIVVYGGLGLWATYRWRKLRKTEDRVRVLQERLRKLVETEEGASSTKSVEKAPSSTEKTPR, encoded by the coding sequence ATGGCTAGTCAGCAAAAAGAAGATCTGCCAAGCACCAGTCCTCATGCTGCTGGTTTTGGGGAAATGGTAGTAGATCGATATCAAAAAATCAGAGAGCATGCAGAAACTTATCCCTACGTGTGGGCTTCGTATATTGTTGTATATGGCGGTTTAGGCCTCTGGGCTACCTATAGATGGAGAAAGCTTCGTAAGACCGAGGACAGAGTGCGAGTTCTTCAAGAGAGGCTACGCAAACTTGTTGAAACTGAAGAGGGTGCCAGCTCTACCAAGTCTGTTGAAAAGGCTCCATCATCCACTGAAAAAACACCCAGATAG
- the LOC133672545 gene encoding uncharacterized protein LOC133672545 isoform X1, translating into MESKPSDGEVAVFTDTNMDTHIAMGISPDITVADFKRELEKMHFNCFPKLGEIKVYELKQVRRNNCFYHLTESLPIKYAFQGLKGNWFLHVEIRSSNSFRNRHLPQCLAAKDDHISDGSNAIGSLVTNTRKNDTIANGNNKRIKGLLGIKSPAELPKTVPCFDKRSKEKKRLAGISKELDRSKKALNVAAKVSSGLLAPRNEVEHATITEAVPKIVACFKKKSKDKKRMADLSKEFDRRKKAPNLAAKVCSGLPTPINQVKPATFSCTMVETPTERPQEVIFAKINDFSNMQVSTLPQFDIRTPPRTLASPLPTDLRPGSSGNKLKTTSAVGKLMMTAANKLKISANKRRPALSLYRFRSPSRASFVVRRSIFDISDSDE; encoded by the exons ATGGAATCAAAACCTAGTGACGGTGAAGTAGCTGTTTTCACAGACACAAACATGGACACTCACATTGCCATGGGCATCTCTCCTGACATCACTGTTGCTGATTTCAAGA GAGAGCTGGAGAAAATGCACTTCAATTGTTTTCCGAAATTGGGAGAGATTAAAGTTTATGaattaaag CAGGTAAGGAGAAATAATTGCTTCTACCACCTGACGGAGTCACTGCCTATAAAGTATGCTTTTCAGGGTCTCAAAGGAAATTGGTTTCTTCATGTGGAAATAAGGTCTTCAAATAGCTTTCGTAATCGACACTTACCTCAGTGTCTAGCTGCAAAGGATGACCATATTTCTGATGGTAGCAATGCCATTGGCTCTCTCGTTACAAACACCAGAAAAAATGACACAATAGCAAATGGTAATAACAAGAGGATAAAAGGATTACTTGGCATCAAATCACCTGCAGAACTTCCAAAAACTGTCccttgttttgataaaagaAGTAAGGAAAAGAAGAGACTGGCTGGCATCAGCAAAGAACTTGACAGAAGTAAAAAAGCTCTAAATGTTGCTGCCAAAGTGTCTTCTGGTTTATTGGCACCTAGAAATGAAGTTGAGCATGCAACAATAACAGAAGCGGTTCCAAAAATTGTCGcttgttttaagaaaaagagCAAGGACAAGAAGAGAATGGCTGACCTCAGTAAGGAATTTGATAGAAGAAAAAAGGCTCCAAATCTTGCTGCCAAAGTGTGCTCTGGTTTACCGACACCTATAAATCAAGTTAAGCCTGCAACCTTTTCCTGCACAATGGTGGAAACTCCCACAGAGAGACCACAAGAAGTAATATTtgctaaaattaatgatttctcAAATATGCAAGTTTCTACCTTACCACAGTTTGACATCAGAACGCCCCCAAGAACACTGGCTTCTCCACTGCCAACAGATCTTCGACCTGGAAGTTCAGGGAATAAGCTAAAAACAACTTCTGCAGTTGGGAAACTCATGATGACAGCTGCAAATAAGCTCAAAATTTCTGCCAATAAACGAAGACCAGCGCTTTCTCTCTATAGATTCAGATCTCCCTCCAGGGCTTCATTTGTGGTCAGGAGATCAATCTTTGATATCAGTGACAgtgatgaatga
- the LOC133672545 gene encoding uncharacterized protein LOC133672545 isoform X2 has translation MESKPSDGEVAVFTDTNMDTHIAMGISPDITVADFKRELEKMHFNCFPKLGEIKVYELKVRRNNCFYHLTESLPIKYAFQGLKGNWFLHVEIRSSNSFRNRHLPQCLAAKDDHISDGSNAIGSLVTNTRKNDTIANGNNKRIKGLLGIKSPAELPKTVPCFDKRSKEKKRLAGISKELDRSKKALNVAAKVSSGLLAPRNEVEHATITEAVPKIVACFKKKSKDKKRMADLSKEFDRRKKAPNLAAKVCSGLPTPINQVKPATFSCTMVETPTERPQEVIFAKINDFSNMQVSTLPQFDIRTPPRTLASPLPTDLRPGSSGNKLKTTSAVGKLMMTAANKLKISANKRRPALSLYRFRSPSRASFVVRRSIFDISDSDE, from the exons ATGGAATCAAAACCTAGTGACGGTGAAGTAGCTGTTTTCACAGACACAAACATGGACACTCACATTGCCATGGGCATCTCTCCTGACATCACTGTTGCTGATTTCAAGA GAGAGCTGGAGAAAATGCACTTCAATTGTTTTCCGAAATTGGGAGAGATTAAAGTTTATGaattaaag GTAAGGAGAAATAATTGCTTCTACCACCTGACGGAGTCACTGCCTATAAAGTATGCTTTTCAGGGTCTCAAAGGAAATTGGTTTCTTCATGTGGAAATAAGGTCTTCAAATAGCTTTCGTAATCGACACTTACCTCAGTGTCTAGCTGCAAAGGATGACCATATTTCTGATGGTAGCAATGCCATTGGCTCTCTCGTTACAAACACCAGAAAAAATGACACAATAGCAAATGGTAATAACAAGAGGATAAAAGGATTACTTGGCATCAAATCACCTGCAGAACTTCCAAAAACTGTCccttgttttgataaaagaAGTAAGGAAAAGAAGAGACTGGCTGGCATCAGCAAAGAACTTGACAGAAGTAAAAAAGCTCTAAATGTTGCTGCCAAAGTGTCTTCTGGTTTATTGGCACCTAGAAATGAAGTTGAGCATGCAACAATAACAGAAGCGGTTCCAAAAATTGTCGcttgttttaagaaaaagagCAAGGACAAGAAGAGAATGGCTGACCTCAGTAAGGAATTTGATAGAAGAAAAAAGGCTCCAAATCTTGCTGCCAAAGTGTGCTCTGGTTTACCGACACCTATAAATCAAGTTAAGCCTGCAACCTTTTCCTGCACAATGGTGGAAACTCCCACAGAGAGACCACAAGAAGTAATATTtgctaaaattaatgatttctcAAATATGCAAGTTTCTACCTTACCACAGTTTGACATCAGAACGCCCCCAAGAACACTGGCTTCTCCACTGCCAACAGATCTTCGACCTGGAAGTTCAGGGAATAAGCTAAAAACAACTTCTGCAGTTGGGAAACTCATGATGACAGCTGCAAATAAGCTCAAAATTTCTGCCAATAAACGAAGACCAGCGCTTTCTCTCTATAGATTCAGATCTCCCTCCAGGGCTTCATTTGTGGTCAGGAGATCAATCTTTGATATCAGTGACAgtgatgaatga
- the LOC133672545 gene encoding uncharacterized protein LOC133672545 isoform X3 — protein MHFNCFPKLGEIKVYELKQVRRNNCFYHLTESLPIKYAFQGLKGNWFLHVEIRSSNSFRNRHLPQCLAAKDDHISDGSNAIGSLVTNTRKNDTIANGNNKRIKGLLGIKSPAELPKTVPCFDKRSKEKKRLAGISKELDRSKKALNVAAKVSSGLLAPRNEVEHATITEAVPKIVACFKKKSKDKKRMADLSKEFDRRKKAPNLAAKVCSGLPTPINQVKPATFSCTMVETPTERPQEVIFAKINDFSNMQVSTLPQFDIRTPPRTLASPLPTDLRPGSSGNKLKTTSAVGKLMMTAANKLKISANKRRPALSLYRFRSPSRASFVVRRSIFDISDSDE, from the exons ATGCACTTCAATTGTTTTCCGAAATTGGGAGAGATTAAAGTTTATGaattaaag CAGGTAAGGAGAAATAATTGCTTCTACCACCTGACGGAGTCACTGCCTATAAAGTATGCTTTTCAGGGTCTCAAAGGAAATTGGTTTCTTCATGTGGAAATAAGGTCTTCAAATAGCTTTCGTAATCGACACTTACCTCAGTGTCTAGCTGCAAAGGATGACCATATTTCTGATGGTAGCAATGCCATTGGCTCTCTCGTTACAAACACCAGAAAAAATGACACAATAGCAAATGGTAATAACAAGAGGATAAAAGGATTACTTGGCATCAAATCACCTGCAGAACTTCCAAAAACTGTCccttgttttgataaaagaAGTAAGGAAAAGAAGAGACTGGCTGGCATCAGCAAAGAACTTGACAGAAGTAAAAAAGCTCTAAATGTTGCTGCCAAAGTGTCTTCTGGTTTATTGGCACCTAGAAATGAAGTTGAGCATGCAACAATAACAGAAGCGGTTCCAAAAATTGTCGcttgttttaagaaaaagagCAAGGACAAGAAGAGAATGGCTGACCTCAGTAAGGAATTTGATAGAAGAAAAAAGGCTCCAAATCTTGCTGCCAAAGTGTGCTCTGGTTTACCGACACCTATAAATCAAGTTAAGCCTGCAACCTTTTCCTGCACAATGGTGGAAACTCCCACAGAGAGACCACAAGAAGTAATATTtgctaaaattaatgatttctcAAATATGCAAGTTTCTACCTTACCACAGTTTGACATCAGAACGCCCCCAAGAACACTGGCTTCTCCACTGCCAACAGATCTTCGACCTGGAAGTTCAGGGAATAAGCTAAAAACAACTTCTGCAGTTGGGAAACTCATGATGACAGCTGCAAATAAGCTCAAAATTTCTGCCAATAAACGAAGACCAGCGCTTTCTCTCTATAGATTCAGATCTCCCTCCAGGGCTTCATTTGTGGTCAGGAGATCAATCTTTGATATCAGTGACAgtgatgaatga
- the LOC133672545 gene encoding uncharacterized protein LOC133672545 isoform X4 — MHFNCFPKLGEIKVYELKVRRNNCFYHLTESLPIKYAFQGLKGNWFLHVEIRSSNSFRNRHLPQCLAAKDDHISDGSNAIGSLVTNTRKNDTIANGNNKRIKGLLGIKSPAELPKTVPCFDKRSKEKKRLAGISKELDRSKKALNVAAKVSSGLLAPRNEVEHATITEAVPKIVACFKKKSKDKKRMADLSKEFDRRKKAPNLAAKVCSGLPTPINQVKPATFSCTMVETPTERPQEVIFAKINDFSNMQVSTLPQFDIRTPPRTLASPLPTDLRPGSSGNKLKTTSAVGKLMMTAANKLKISANKRRPALSLYRFRSPSRASFVVRRSIFDISDSDE; from the exons ATGCACTTCAATTGTTTTCCGAAATTGGGAGAGATTAAAGTTTATGaattaaag GTAAGGAGAAATAATTGCTTCTACCACCTGACGGAGTCACTGCCTATAAAGTATGCTTTTCAGGGTCTCAAAGGAAATTGGTTTCTTCATGTGGAAATAAGGTCTTCAAATAGCTTTCGTAATCGACACTTACCTCAGTGTCTAGCTGCAAAGGATGACCATATTTCTGATGGTAGCAATGCCATTGGCTCTCTCGTTACAAACACCAGAAAAAATGACACAATAGCAAATGGTAATAACAAGAGGATAAAAGGATTACTTGGCATCAAATCACCTGCAGAACTTCCAAAAACTGTCccttgttttgataaaagaAGTAAGGAAAAGAAGAGACTGGCTGGCATCAGCAAAGAACTTGACAGAAGTAAAAAAGCTCTAAATGTTGCTGCCAAAGTGTCTTCTGGTTTATTGGCACCTAGAAATGAAGTTGAGCATGCAACAATAACAGAAGCGGTTCCAAAAATTGTCGcttgttttaagaaaaagagCAAGGACAAGAAGAGAATGGCTGACCTCAGTAAGGAATTTGATAGAAGAAAAAAGGCTCCAAATCTTGCTGCCAAAGTGTGCTCTGGTTTACCGACACCTATAAATCAAGTTAAGCCTGCAACCTTTTCCTGCACAATGGTGGAAACTCCCACAGAGAGACCACAAGAAGTAATATTtgctaaaattaatgatttctcAAATATGCAAGTTTCTACCTTACCACAGTTTGACATCAGAACGCCCCCAAGAACACTGGCTTCTCCACTGCCAACAGATCTTCGACCTGGAAGTTCAGGGAATAAGCTAAAAACAACTTCTGCAGTTGGGAAACTCATGATGACAGCTGCAAATAAGCTCAAAATTTCTGCCAATAAACGAAGACCAGCGCTTTCTCTCTATAGATTCAGATCTCCCTCCAGGGCTTCATTTGTGGTCAGGAGATCAATCTTTGATATCAGTGACAgtgatgaatga
- the LOC133673413 gene encoding protein kinase STUNTED-like produces the protein MGTDRTVSGGCGDDVCGGRRGGEGEVVVVGVKFDGPSKELLTWSLMKMAQPGDHVIAVHVLDSATECMAGTGSLLSLVKTFDSLLAVYEGFCNLKQVDLKLKVCRGESVRKILVREAKANSAAKLIVGTSKKHQKLYSSTSTAKYCAKKLSKGFSVYAVRNGKLVFQREASVPNIDTLQDKLNQESRNCSQKSQNKNSINCTPRLLLLDESGAHELEESCRDGNGDNSLALVPIQTNKPLSNSDSDVSEGLVESKQGWSFLRRVFFHKQQHTEKAHIKKISVVKWVFRLPTRISSSVVYPDQKQNTSHVDEDQNSNSDRKNYAIVPVGPEVVWTPISPCHGLNGIPEELKDLHEKYSSSCRLFSYEELVMATSNFIPENMVGKGGSSHVYKGCLPDGKELAVKILKPSEDVIKEFVAEIEIITTLHHKNIISLFGFCFEHNKLLLVYDFLSRGSLEENLHGNKKDWNAVGWQERYKVAVGVAEALDYLHNCCDQPVIHKDVKSSNILLSDDFEPQLSDFGLASWASTSGNATCTDVAGTFGYLAPEYFMHGKVSDKVDVFAFGVVLLELLSGRMPINSEHPKGQESLVMWAKPILEGGKVSQLLDPHLGSEYDDDHIERMVLAATLCIRRSPRCRPQMSLILKLLLGDGEVKNWARHQVCASEELDSVDGEVFPTNIQSHLNLALLDLEDDSLSISSTEQGVSVEDYLQGRWSRTSSFD, from the exons ATGGGCACTGACAGGACTGTCTCCGGTGGCTGTGGAGACGACGTTTGTGGTGGTCGTCGGGGTGGTGAAGgtgaagtggtggtggtgggagtGAAATTTGATGGACCAAGTAAAGAACTTTTGACATGGTCACTAATGAAAATGGCACAGCCTGGTGACCATGTCATTGCTGTTCATGTTCTTGATTCTGCAACTG AATGTATGGCAGGGACTGGATCACTTCTGTCATTAGTGAAGACATTTGATTCATTGTTGGCTGTCTATGAAGGTTTCTGCAACTTAAAGCAg GTGGATTTGAAGCTAAAGGTGTGTAGAGGTGAATCAGTGAGGAAAATTCTGGTAAGGGAAGCAAAAGCAAATAGTGCTGCTAAGCTGATTGTGGGAACTTCCAAGAAACATCAGAAACTCTACTCTTCAACCTCAACAGCAAAGTATTGTGCTAAAAAATTGTCGAAAGGTTTCTCTGTCTACGCTGTTAGGAATGGCAAACTTGTGTTCCAGAGAGAAGCATCGGTTCCAAATATTGATACCTTACAAG ATAAATTAAACCAAGAAAGTCGAAATTGCTCACAAAAATCTCAGAATAAGAATTCTATAAATTGTACTCCACGCTTGCTATTGCTGGATGAATCTGGAGCACATGAATTGGAGGAGTCATGTAGGGATGGCAACGGGGATAACTCATTGGCTTTGGTACCAATTCAAACAAACAAGCCATTATCGAATTCAGATTCCGATGTGAGTGAAGGATTAGTGGAGTCAAAACAGGGATGGTCATTTCTCCGTCGGGTATTTTTCCATAAGCAGCAGCACACAGAGAAAgctcatattaaaaagatatctGTGGTTAAATGGGTGTTTAGGTTACCTACTCGTATTTCTTCATCTGTGGTGTATCCAGATCAAAAACAGAATACGTCGCACGTGGATGAAGATCAAAACTCGAACTCAGATAGAAAGAATTATGCAATAGTGCCAGTGGGGCCTGAGGTTGTTTGGACTCCCATTTCACCATGTCATGGCTTGAATGGCATTCCAGAAGAGTTGAAAGACCTGCATGAGAAATATTCATCATCCTGTAGATTATTCAGCTATGAGGAACTTGTGATGGCTACCTCTAACTTTATTCCTG AGAATATGGTAGGCAAGGGTGGTAGTAGTCATGTTTACAAAGGGTGCCTTCCTGATGGCAAGGAATTGgcagtgaaaattttaaagccATCTGAGGATGTAATAAAAGAGTTCGTTGCAGAAATCGAGATCATTACAACTTTGCATCACAAGAACATAATTTCTCTATTTGGTTTCTGTTTCGAGCACAACAAATTACTCCTAGTTTATGACTTTTTATCAAGAGGAAGCCTAGAAGAGAATCTGCATG GTAATAAGAAAGATTGGAACGCGGTTGGTTGGCAAGAGAGATACAAGGTGGCTGTGGGTGTAGCGGAGGCACTTGATTACTTACACAATTGCTGTGATCAGCCTGTGATCCATAAGGATGTAAAATCTTCTAACATACTTTTATCAGATGATTTTGAGCCACAG TTGTCAGATTTTGGATTGGCTAGCTGGGCTTCTACTTCAGGCAATGCAACTTGCACCGATGTTGCAGGAACCTTTGG TTACCTGGCCCCAGAGTATTTCATGCATGGCAAAGTAAGTGATAAAGTGGATGTATTTGCTTTCGGAGTTGTGCTCCTTGAGCTTCTTTCTGGAAGAATGCCTATTAACAGTGAACATCCGAAAGGCCAGGAGAGCCTTGTCATGTGG GCAAAGCCAATTCTTGAGGGTGGTAAAGTGTCCCAATTGCTTGACCCGCATCTAGGTAGTGAATATGATGATGATCACATCGAAAGAATGGTATTAGCTGCAACCCTTTGCATCAGACGTTCTCCTAGATGTAGGCCACAAATGAGCCTC ATTTTGAAGCTCCTCCTAGGGGATGGGGAAGTAAAAAATTGGGCAAGGCACCAAGTTTGTGCATCAGAAGAACTTGACTCCGTGGACGGGGAAGTGTTTCCTACCAATATTCAATCCCATCTTAACCTCGCATTACTTGATCTAGAGGATGATTCTCTTTCTATTAGCAGCACCGAGCAAGGCGTGTCAGTAGAAGATTACTTGCAAGGGAGATGGAGCCGCACATCAAGCTTCGACTAA